In the genome of Porphyrobacter sp. ULC335, one region contains:
- a CDS encoding MFS transporter produces MEPTSPLQIGDYRRYWLARFMGVFATMSMVVLLGYQLYAIARDDYGMSVAEASFQLGLLGLAQFVPLFLLTPVAGLAADRFDRRHVAAFANGIDGCVAVVLAITTWTDALTLPILFALAAAHGAARVFVGPSMSAIAPNIVPPALLPRAIALSSIAWQTASVAGPAVGGLIFAQAEWLPHALSAVLLGAAMLLILTVRPIRAKHEGPPLKPVKQIGEGLAYVWRERFLLGCITLDLFAVLLAGATALLPVFARDILFVGPEGLGLMRAAPALGAASVALWLSFRPLQREVGVKMLWAVAGFGALTIAFAFSRSFIVSLAILAAMGAVDMVSVFIRSSLVQLFTPDDKRGRVSSISGLAISASNELGEMQSGLAAALLGAVGAVVFGGAGAIFVTLIWAWYFPELRRARSFEPQELKKEVST; encoded by the coding sequence ATGGAACCCACCTCCCCGCTCCAGATCGGTGATTACCGGCGTTACTGGCTAGCCCGCTTCATGGGCGTGTTCGCCACGATGTCGATGGTGGTGCTGCTCGGCTACCAGCTCTACGCGATCGCGCGCGACGATTACGGGATGAGCGTGGCCGAAGCTTCGTTCCAGCTTGGCTTGCTGGGCCTTGCGCAATTCGTCCCGCTATTCCTGCTTACGCCGGTTGCCGGCCTTGCCGCCGACCGGTTCGACCGGCGCCATGTCGCGGCCTTTGCCAATGGTATCGACGGGTGCGTGGCAGTGGTTCTGGCGATCACGACATGGACTGATGCGCTAACCTTGCCGATCCTGTTCGCGCTCGCCGCAGCGCATGGCGCGGCGCGGGTGTTTGTTGGGCCGTCGATGAGCGCGATTGCTCCCAACATTGTGCCCCCTGCACTGCTGCCGCGCGCCATCGCGCTCTCCTCGATCGCCTGGCAAACCGCGAGCGTGGCGGGTCCCGCAGTGGGCGGACTGATCTTCGCGCAGGCCGAATGGCTGCCCCACGCGCTTTCGGCGGTTCTGCTCGGGGCGGCGATGCTTCTCATCCTGACCGTTCGCCCGATCCGTGCCAAGCATGAGGGGCCGCCATTGAAGCCGGTTAAGCAGATTGGCGAGGGGTTGGCTTATGTCTGGCGCGAGCGGTTCCTGCTGGGGTGCATCACGCTCGATCTGTTTGCCGTGCTTCTGGCCGGAGCGACTGCGCTGCTACCGGTATTTGCGCGCGACATCCTGTTTGTGGGGCCGGAGGGTCTGGGCCTGATGCGTGCAGCTCCGGCGCTGGGCGCGGCAAGCGTCGCGCTGTGGCTGTCGTTCCGCCCGCTCCAACGCGAGGTCGGGGTCAAGATGCTCTGGGCCGTCGCGGGCTTTGGAGCGCTGACGATTGCCTTTGCCTTTTCGCGCAGCTTCATCGTGTCGCTGGCAATCCTCGCGGCGATGGGCGCTGTCGATATGGTTTCGGTCTTCATTCGCAGTTCGCTGGTCCAGTTGTTCACGCCAGACGACAAGCGCGGCCGAGTGTCGTCGATCTCCGGGCTTGCCATTTCTGCCTCCAACGAATTGGGCGAGATGCAGTCGGGTCTTGCCGCAGCGCTCCTCGGAGCGGTCGGAGCGGTTGTATTCGGCGGTGCGGGTGCGATATTCGTGACATTGATCTGGGCGTGGTACTTCCCCGAACTGCGCCGCGCCCGCAGCTTCGAGCCGCAAGAGCTCAAGAAAGAGGTATCGACATGA
- a CDS encoding PilZ domain-containing protein encodes MSGGANLSVTDLRRAARHPVDFPAIVEHFVHGDLHLHICNLSAHGFMVDNAGQLQRGDRIIIRLPVVGRIEAYVIWTRDTRAGFQFERIIRLDDFVAIIDQLQPNPRLRRSR; translated from the coding sequence GTGTCGGGTGGAGCTAACCTCAGTGTGACCGATCTGCGCCGAGCGGCGCGGCATCCGGTCGATTTTCCCGCAATCGTCGAGCACTTCGTGCACGGCGACCTGCACCTGCACATCTGCAACCTGTCCGCCCATGGCTTCATGGTCGACAATGCGGGCCAACTGCAACGCGGTGACCGCATCATCATCCGCTTGCCCGTGGTGGGCCGCATCGAAGCCTATGTCATATGGACGCGCGATACCCGCGCCGGCTTCCAGTTCGAACGGATCATCCGGCTCGACGATTTCGTTGCAATTATCGACCAGCTTCAGCCCAACCCGCGCCTGCGCCGTTCCCGCTAA
- the tyrS gene encoding tyrosine--tRNA ligase: protein MSTYESALLRLLDERGYIHQLTDAAGLDALAAKQVVPGYIGFDATAPSLHIGSLVQIMMLRRLQQTGHKPIVVMGGGTTRIGDPTGRDESRKMLTDETIESNIRSIFTVFDKLLKFGDGPTDAVMVNNHDWLGQLGYIEMLQQVGTHFTVNRMLTFDSVKLRLEREQPMTFLEFNYMILQGYDFRHLSRELDVRLQMGGSDQWGNIINGIELGRRMDGTDLFGLTTPLLTTADGAKMGKTAAGAVWLNEDQLPAYDFWQYWRNVDDRDVGKFLRLFTDLPLDEIRRLEALEGAEVNAAKVVLANAVTALVRGEDAATRAEATARETFAGSGAGEDLPTLSVGAEGMRMAALLTEIGLTTSNGEAKRKLAEGAVKLEGETVTDPAHLVLPVEGQALRLSLGKKRHALVQR, encoded by the coding sequence ATGAGCACCTACGAATCCGCCCTTCTCCGCCTGCTCGACGAGCGTGGCTACATCCACCAGCTGACCGATGCAGCCGGGCTTGATGCCTTGGCCGCCAAGCAGGTTGTGCCGGGCTATATCGGATTCGATGCAACTGCGCCTTCGCTGCATATCGGCAGCCTGGTGCAGATCATGATGCTGCGGCGCCTGCAACAAACGGGGCACAAGCCGATCGTCGTGATGGGCGGCGGCACGACACGGATCGGCGATCCGACGGGACGTGACGAGAGCCGCAAGATGCTCACCGACGAAACCATCGAATCGAACATCCGGTCGATCTTCACTGTCTTCGACAAGCTGTTGAAATTCGGCGACGGCCCTACCGATGCCGTGATGGTCAACAACCACGATTGGCTGGGCCAGTTGGGCTACATCGAGATGCTCCAGCAGGTGGGCACGCATTTCACAGTCAACCGGATGCTGACCTTTGATTCGGTGAAGCTGCGGCTTGAGCGCGAACAGCCGATGACCTTCCTCGAATTCAACTACATGATCTTGCAGGGTTACGATTTCAGGCACTTGTCGCGTGAACTTGACGTGCGGCTGCAGATGGGCGGCTCCGATCAGTGGGGCAATATCATCAACGGGATCGAACTTGGCCGGCGCATGGACGGGACCGACCTGTTCGGCCTCACCACCCCGCTGCTGACGACGGCCGATGGCGCCAAGATGGGCAAGACCGCTGCGGGCGCGGTTTGGCTCAATGAGGACCAGCTTCCCGCCTACGATTTCTGGCAATACTGGCGGAACGTCGATGACCGCGATGTCGGCAAGTTCCTGCGCCTGTTCACCGACCTGCCACTTGATGAGATTCGCCGCTTGGAAGCGCTTGAAGGTGCAGAGGTAAATGCCGCCAAGGTGGTCCTCGCCAACGCAGTCACAGCGCTTGTCCGCGGAGAAGACGCAGCGACCCGCGCCGAAGCCACCGCCCGCGAAACCTTTGCCGGGTCCGGCGCAGGCGAAGATTTGCCCACGCTCTCGGTTGGCGCGGAAGGTATGCGCATGGCCGCGCTGCTGACGGAGATCGGGCTGACCACCTCGAATGGCGAGGCCAAACGGAAGCTGGCGGAGGGTGCCGTGAAGCTCGAAGGCGAGACCGTTACCGACCCTGCTCACCTCGTGCTTCCCGTCGAAGGGCAGGCCCTGCGCCTCAGCCTCGGCAAGAAGCGGCACGCACTGGTTCAACGCTAA
- a CDS encoding TspO/MBR family protein: protein MEIDWTPVAIAAGWAIILGGAGGVLTDIGQWYSDLRKPPWQPPDWLFGPAWTIILGLAGWSFYIGLTQAPSPEARAAVWLLFIANFVFHFLWSPLFFKLKRPDWALAENVFLWLSVVALMVVLPRIIGDSFAGWLNVPYFIWVSFAFVLNLKIVQLNRPFGREAAAS, encoded by the coding sequence ATGGAAATTGATTGGACACCAGTAGCCATCGCCGCAGGGTGGGCGATCATCCTCGGCGGTGCGGGTGGCGTGCTTACCGACATCGGCCAATGGTATAGTGATCTGCGCAAGCCGCCGTGGCAGCCGCCTGATTGGTTGTTCGGCCCAGCCTGGACAATCATCCTCGGGCTGGCGGGGTGGAGCTTCTACATCGGCTTGACTCAGGCCCCTTCACCCGAAGCGCGTGCCGCCGTGTGGCTGCTTTTCATTGCCAATTTCGTGTTCCACTTCCTGTGGTCGCCGCTGTTCTTCAAACTGAAGCGGCCAGACTGGGCGCTGGCAGAGAATGTGTTCCTGTGGCTTTCGGTGGTCGCCCTGATGGTCGTTCTGCCACGCATCATTGGTGACAGCTTCGCAGGCTGGCTCAATGTACCCTACTTCATCTGGGTCAGCTTTGCCTTCGTGCTGAACCTCAAAATTGTGCAGTTGAACCGTCCGTTTGGTCGCGAGGCTGCTGCAAGCTAG
- a CDS encoding DUF1343 domain-containing protein translates to MKTGIDRLLADPELLRQLKGRRVALVAHPASVTADLTHSLDALIAAGVQINSAFGPQHGLKGDKQDNMVETADEMDPRYGIPIFSLYGEVRRPTGQMMSSADVFLFDLQDLGCRIYTFVTTLLYLLEEAAKAGKEVWVLDRPNPAGRPVEGTLLIPGQESFVGAAPMPMRHGLTMGEMGHWFIEHFSLDVVYKVVSMEGWRPDDTDGFGWPTSRLWINPSPNAANVNMARCYAGTVMLEGTTLSEGRGTTRPLEVLFGAPDVDAGGVLKVMNKLAPEWLAGCAIRECWFEPTFHKHSGKLCNALMMHAEGAFYDHHAFKPWRLQALAFKAIRLLSPDYPLWRDFPYEYELTRLAIDVINGGPALREWVDDPSARPDDLDAMTSHDEAAWVAEVRPHLLY, encoded by the coding sequence ATGAAGACAGGTATCGACCGGCTGCTTGCCGACCCCGAACTCCTCCGACAGCTCAAGGGCCGCCGCGTCGCTTTGGTAGCGCATCCCGCGAGCGTGACGGCAGATCTTACGCACAGCCTTGATGCACTGATTGCGGCGGGGGTGCAGATCAACAGCGCCTTTGGTCCGCAGCATGGGCTGAAGGGCGACAAGCAGGACAACATGGTCGAGACCGCGGACGAGATGGATCCGCGCTACGGCATCCCGATCTTCTCGCTCTATGGCGAGGTGCGTCGACCGACAGGACAGATGATGTCCAGCGCGGATGTGTTCCTGTTTGATCTCCAGGATCTGGGCTGCCGGATCTACACCTTCGTCACCACCTTGCTGTATTTGCTGGAGGAAGCGGCCAAGGCGGGGAAGGAAGTCTGGGTGCTCGATCGGCCCAATCCGGCCGGCCGCCCGGTTGAGGGCACGCTGCTGATCCCCGGCCAGGAGAGCTTTGTCGGTGCCGCCCCGATGCCGATGCGCCACGGCCTCACCATGGGAGAAATGGGCCACTGGTTCATCGAACACTTCAGCCTCGACGTCGTTTACAAGGTGGTGTCGATGGAGGGCTGGCGTCCCGACGATACTGACGGCTTTGGGTGGCCGACGTCACGCCTGTGGATCAACCCCTCGCCCAATGCCGCCAACGTCAACATGGCGCGCTGCTACGCTGGCACCGTGATGCTGGAAGGCACAACGCTGTCCGAAGGGCGCGGCACTACCCGCCCGCTCGAGGTTCTGTTCGGCGCGCCGGATGTGGACGCGGGCGGGGTGCTCAAGGTGATGAACAAGCTCGCGCCCGAGTGGCTGGCGGGCTGCGCGATCCGCGAATGCTGGTTCGAACCGACTTTCCACAAACACTCAGGAAAGTTGTGCAATGCATTGATGATGCACGCGGAAGGTGCGTTCTACGATCACCATGCATTCAAGCCGTGGCGCCTTCAGGCACTGGCGTTCAAGGCAATCCGGTTGCTCTCTCCCGATTACCCGCTGTGGCGGGACTTCCCTTACGAATACGAACTGACCCGGCTCGCAATTGACGTCATCAACGGCGGCCCAGCCCTGCGCGAGTGGGTCGACGACCCATCCGCCCGGCCCGACGATCTTGACGCCATGACGTCACATGATGAAGCCGCCTGGGTTGCCGAAGTTCGACCGCATCTGCTTTACTGA
- a CDS encoding spinster family MFS transporter, with protein MATAAASGTGTQSVRLTLWVLLTVYIFNFIDRQIVNILAEPIARDLDLNDTQIGLMTGLAFALFYTVLGIPIARFADRGTTSRPRLIAVALGLWSAMTALCGVAQNFAQLLLARIGVGVGEAGCTPPAHSLISDMVPPEKRSSALAFYSLGIPVGTLLGMVIGGTLADRLGWREAFVVVGLPGVALALVVWFVLKDPRRSDAATILRNASQPAALPLRQAVAEVMRSRAFVLLLFAGSAASFLAYGKTTWTTIFFQRTHDLTPGQVGLWFGLLAGVGGMLGTWLGGYLADRFGAKNRRHVLSAPAIGMALAVPLAILAYHAPSWPMALALLFVPTVFNSFYYGPTYSAAQGLVPVRARAIAAATLLFFQNLIGLGLGPLFFGMLSDWLQPVYGADSVRYVLYGAAVLGLVPAFFFWRCSLHLDAELDRKG; from the coding sequence ATGGCAACCGCGGCAGCGAGCGGTACGGGTACGCAATCCGTGAGGCTGACCCTGTGGGTGCTGCTTACGGTTTACATCTTCAATTTCATCGACCGGCAGATCGTCAACATCCTCGCCGAGCCGATTGCCCGCGATCTCGACCTCAACGACACCCAGATCGGGTTGATGACCGGGTTGGCGTTTGCGCTGTTCTACACCGTGCTGGGCATCCCCATCGCGCGCTTTGCGGATCGCGGGACAACAAGCCGCCCGCGGCTCATCGCCGTGGCGCTGGGGCTGTGGTCGGCCATGACCGCCCTGTGCGGCGTGGCGCAGAACTTCGCGCAACTGCTGCTTGCGCGGATCGGCGTGGGCGTGGGCGAGGCAGGCTGCACACCCCCGGCACACTCGCTGATCAGCGACATGGTGCCCCCTGAAAAGCGCAGTTCGGCGCTCGCGTTCTACTCGCTCGGCATACCGGTGGGCACCTTGCTCGGCATGGTGATTGGCGGAACGCTGGCTGACCGGCTGGGCTGGCGCGAGGCGTTCGTGGTGGTCGGTCTTCCAGGGGTCGCGCTGGCATTGGTGGTGTGGTTCGTCCTCAAGGACCCGCGCCGCAGTGACGCCGCGACGATCTTGCGCAATGCCAGCCAACCCGCCGCGCTGCCGCTGCGTCAAGCAGTGGCTGAAGTCATGCGATCGCGCGCCTTTGTGCTGCTGCTGTTCGCTGGCTCCGCGGCGTCATTCCTCGCTTACGGCAAGACCACTTGGACGACGATCTTCTTCCAGCGCACTCACGATCTGACGCCCGGGCAGGTGGGGCTGTGGTTCGGTCTGCTGGCAGGGGTGGGGGGAATGCTGGGCACATGGCTCGGCGGCTATCTGGCTGACCGTTTCGGTGCCAAGAACCGCCGCCACGTGCTGAGCGCGCCTGCGATCGGCATGGCGCTGGCAGTGCCGCTGGCGATCCTTGCGTATCATGCGCCAAGCTGGCCTATGGCACTCGCGCTGCTCTTCGTCCCGACCGTGTTCAATTCGTTCTACTACGGCCCGACCTATTCCGCGGCACAGGGCCTGGTGCCGGTGCGGGCGAGGGCGATTGCTGCGGCGACGCTCTTGTTCTTCCAGAACCTGATCGGGCTGGGTCTGGGGCCGCTGTTCTTCGGGATGCTGTCCGACTGGCTGCAGCCGGTCTACGGCGCGGATTCGGTCCGCTACGTGCTCTACGGCGCGGCGGTGCTGGGGCTGGTGCCGGCGTTCTTCTTCTGGCGGTGCAGCCTGCATTTGGATGCGGAACTGGACCGCAAGGGGTGA
- a CDS encoding vWA domain-containing protein has translation MFFNFIDELRAAGIGASFKEHLTLLEALDRDVIDQTPEAFYYLSRATFVKDEGLLDRFDQVFHKVFKGIMTDYGQNPVDIPEDWLKAVAEKFLTPEEMEKIKSLGDWDEIMETLKKRLEEQEKRHQGGNKWVGTGGTSPFGNSGYNPEGVRIGGEARHGKAIKVWEKREFKNLDNTKELGTRNIKMALRRLRRFAREGAQDQLDIDATIKGTAKQGWLDIHMRAERRNAVKLLLFLDVGGSMDPFIKLVEELFSAATSEFKNMEFFYFHNCLYEGVWKDNKRRWQERTKTWDVLHKYGHDYKIVFVGDAAMSPYEVTHPGGSVEHMNEEAGAVWLKRVADTYPATVWLNPVPEKQWGYSQSTKMIKQIVNDRMYPLTLDGLDDAMRELSRKHGA, from the coding sequence ATGTTCTTCAATTTCATCGACGAGCTTCGCGCGGCCGGGATCGGCGCCAGTTTCAAGGAGCACCTCACGCTGCTTGAGGCGCTGGACCGGGACGTGATCGACCAGACGCCCGAGGCGTTCTACTACCTCTCCCGCGCCACCTTCGTGAAGGATGAAGGCCTGCTCGACCGGTTCGACCAGGTATTCCACAAGGTCTTCAAAGGGATCATGACCGATTACGGCCAGAACCCCGTCGACATTCCCGAAGACTGGCTGAAGGCCGTCGCCGAGAAGTTCCTGACGCCCGAGGAGATGGAGAAGATCAAGTCGCTGGGTGACTGGGACGAGATCATGGAGACGCTCAAAAAACGGCTCGAAGAGCAGGAAAAGCGCCACCAGGGCGGCAACAAGTGGGTCGGCACCGGCGGCACCTCGCCCTTCGGCAATTCGGGCTATAACCCCGAAGGCGTGCGCATCGGCGGCGAGGCGCGGCACGGCAAGGCGATCAAGGTCTGGGAAAAGCGCGAGTTCAAGAACCTCGACAACACCAAGGAACTCGGCACCCGCAACATCAAGATGGCGCTGCGCCGTCTGCGCCGCTTCGCCCGCGAAGGCGCGCAGGATCAGCTCGACATTGACGCCACGATCAAGGGGACGGCCAAGCAAGGCTGGCTGGACATCCACATGCGCGCCGAGCGCCGCAATGCCGTCAAGCTGCTGCTGTTCCTCGACGTCGGCGGATCGATGGACCCCTTTATCAAGCTGGTCGAGGAGCTGTTCAGCGCGGCCACCAGCGAATTCAAGAACATGGAGTTCTTCTACTTCCACAACTGCCTTTACGAAGGCGTGTGGAAAGACAACAAGCGCCGCTGGCAGGAGCGCACCAAAACCTGGGATGTGCTCCACAAATACGGCCACGATTATAAGATCGTGTTCGTCGGCGATGCCGCGATGAGCCCTTACGAGGTCACCCATCCCGGCGGCTCGGTCGAGCACATGAACGAGGAAGCGGGCGCGGTGTGGTTGAAGCGCGTGGCTGACACCTACCCCGCGACAGTGTGGCTTAATCCTGTGCCGGAAAAGCAGTGGGGCTATTCCCAGTCGACCAAGATGATCAAGCAGATCGTCAACGACCGGATGTACCCGCTGACGCTCGACGGGCTGGATGACGCCATGCGGGAGTTGAGCCGGAAGCACGGGGCTTGA
- a CDS encoding methyl-accepting chemotaxis protein — protein MQQIAIDTANAQALAMIPESCGAVTVGCTDVAGVVEAVIASSKSLRSEHEALAETVRALEADQNKVAEASDEARLLSERAIERLSEGTALIQSSLGQIASLIELVDTLGQHVTSFSAAMEQVRRSAQDIDNIAETTNILALNATIEAMRAGDAGRTFAVVAAEVKSLASDTRKATEEIAATIDALGGEAEEMIGRIEAGSKSSGDARASVARIESTITNVGALVEEVDKQNDVIARSTGTISGHVDKVQRVLTGYDAASRKNEDRLHGAHRKMEELEITASEMFDRIVHAGLSPEDSAMVSQAQAMMKELAAHTEAALASGKISTSALFDTDYLPVPGTNPQLYRTRLTDWAHAEWRPFLDRAKASDSRVLAAACTDMNGFLPTHLTERSRNPTGDLNHDTQFCRNGRIMLEAIDRKAKISSAPYMMAVYRQEGDGDSYVVVRNVYVPLIFGGRRWGDFELAYSFD, from the coding sequence ATGCAACAGATCGCCATCGACACCGCCAACGCCCAAGCCTTGGCGATGATCCCCGAAAGCTGCGGCGCGGTGACGGTGGGGTGCACCGATGTGGCCGGGGTGGTCGAGGCGGTGATCGCTTCGTCCAAGTCCCTGCGTTCCGAGCACGAGGCGCTGGCCGAGACGGTCCGCGCCCTGGAAGCTGACCAGAACAAGGTCGCCGAAGCGAGCGACGAAGCGCGCCTGCTGTCCGAACGCGCGATCGAGCGCCTGTCGGAAGGCACTGCGCTGATCCAGTCCTCGCTGGGCCAGATCGCCTCGCTGATCGAGCTGGTCGACACCCTCGGCCAGCACGTCACCAGCTTCTCGGCCGCGATGGAGCAGGTGCGCCGTTCTGCACAGGATATTGATAATATTGCCGAAACGACCAACATCCTTGCACTCAACGCCACGATCGAGGCGATGCGGGCAGGGGACGCTGGCCGCACTTTCGCGGTGGTCGCCGCCGAGGTGAAAAGCCTGGCCAGCGACACCCGCAAGGCGACCGAGGAAATCGCCGCCACTATCGACGCTCTCGGCGGAGAAGCTGAGGAGATGATTGGGCGGATCGAAGCCGGGTCGAAATCCAGCGGCGATGCCCGCGCTTCGGTGGCCCGGATCGAGAGCACCATCACCAATGTCGGCGCTCTGGTGGAGGAGGTCGACAAGCAGAATGACGTCATCGCCCGTTCGACCGGCACCATTTCCGGCCACGTCGATAAAGTCCAACGCGTCCTGACCGGATACGACGCCGCGTCGCGCAAGAACGAAGATCGCCTACACGGTGCCCATCGCAAGATGGAAGAGCTTGAAATCACGGCTTCCGAGATGTTCGACCGCATCGTCCACGCCGGGCTCAGCCCCGAGGACAGCGCGATGGTCTCTCAGGCGCAGGCGATGATGAAGGAGCTTGCCGCGCATACCGAGGCTGCACTGGCGAGTGGCAAGATCAGCACATCGGCGCTGTTCGATACCGACTACCTTCCCGTCCCCGGCACCAATCCGCAGCTCTATCGCACCCGCCTGACCGACTGGGCCCATGCCGAGTGGCGTCCCTTCCTCGACCGAGCAAAAGCCAGCGATTCCCGTGTCTTGGCGGCCGCCTGCACCGACATGAACGGGTTCCTGCCGACCCACCTGACCGAGCGTTCGCGCAACCCCACGGGCGATCTCAACCACGACACCCAATTCTGCCGCAATGGCCGGATCATGCTGGAGGCGATCGACCGCAAGGCCAAGATTTCCAGCGCGCCCTACATGATGGCGGTCTATCGCCAGGAGGGCGATGGGGATTCCTACGTGGTGGTCAGGAACGTCTATGTCCCGCTGATCTTCGGCGGCCGCCGCTGGGGCGATTTTGAACTGGCTTACAGCTTCGACTGA
- a CDS encoding GFA family protein translates to MIRQGAHTGGCLCGAVRFTIAAEPQGARFCWCRDCQRIASGMATVNVLFDEEAVTYQGEMTLLRLVADSGNTVERGFCKVCGAQMFSRTVVGPKQPMRVRAGTLDDPEICPPTTIIWGASAPSWAPFPAGMTVLEGGPGSAEMPPRHPHARAAPPQV, encoded by the coding sequence GTGATCCGGCAAGGCGCCCATACCGGCGGCTGTCTGTGCGGCGCAGTGCGCTTCACGATAGCCGCTGAGCCGCAGGGCGCTCGCTTTTGCTGGTGCCGCGATTGCCAGCGGATCGCCAGCGGCATGGCGACGGTCAACGTCCTGTTCGACGAGGAAGCCGTCACTTATCAAGGCGAGATGACGCTCCTGCGCCTTGTCGCCGACAGCGGCAACACCGTGGAGCGGGGGTTCTGCAAGGTCTGCGGCGCGCAGATGTTCAGTCGCACCGTCGTCGGCCCAAAGCAGCCGATGCGGGTGCGCGCAGGCACGCTCGACGATCCCGAAATCTGCCCACCAACGACGATCATCTGGGGTGCAAGCGCGCCTAGCTGGGCGCCTTTTCCCGCTGGCATGACCGTGCTTGAGGGCGGGCCGGGTTCTGCGGAAATGCCGCCGAGGCACCCCCACGCTCGCGCCGCTCCACCGCAGGTTTGA
- a CDS encoding AAA family ATPase, with amino-acid sequence MTDQQRFEGTKSYIATEDLKVAVNAAVTLRRPLLVKGEPGTGKTVLAHEISKALNAPLIEWNIKSTTKAHQGLYEYDAVARLRDGQLGEERVHDIRNYIKKGKLWEAFTAPQLPVLLIDEIDKADIEFPNDLLQELDRMSFDVYETQERIEAKERPIVVITSNNEKELPDAFLRRCFFHYIKFPDRETMQEIIDVHFPGIQKVLVKKAMDIFYDLREVPGLKKKPSTSELLDWLKLLLNEDMPLEVLQSSNPASAIPPLHGALLKNEQDIMLFERLAFMARRNPS; translated from the coding sequence ATGACCGATCAGCAGCGTTTTGAAGGCACCAAGTCCTATATCGCGACCGAAGACCTGAAGGTCGCCGTCAATGCTGCCGTGACGCTGCGCCGCCCGCTGCTGGTCAAAGGCGAGCCCGGCACCGGCAAGACCGTGCTGGCGCATGAAATCTCCAAGGCGCTGAACGCCCCGCTGATCGAGTGGAACATCAAGTCCACCACCAAGGCGCATCAGGGCCTGTATGAATATGACGCCGTGGCGCGTCTGCGCGATGGCCAGCTGGGCGAAGAGCGCGTCCACGACATCCGCAACTACATCAAGAAGGGCAAGCTGTGGGAGGCCTTCACCGCCCCGCAACTGCCCGTGCTGCTGATCGACGAGATCGACAAGGCCGATATCGAGTTCCCGAACGACTTGCTTCAGGAACTCGACCGCATGAGCTTCGACGTTTACGAAACGCAGGAGCGGATCGAGGCCAAGGAGCGCCCGATCGTCGTCATCACCTCGAACAATGAAAAGGAGCTGCCCGACGCCTTCCTGCGCCGCTGCTTCTTCCACTACATCAAGTTCCCCGACCGCGAGACGATGCAGGAGATCATCGACGTCCACTTCCCCGGCATCCAGAAGGTGCTGGTGAAGAAGGCAATGGATATCTTCTACGACCTGCGCGAAGTGCCGGGCCTCAAGAAGAAGCCTTCGACCAGCGAGTTGCTCGACTGGCTGAAGCTGCTGCTCAACGAGGACATGCCGCTGGAAGTGTTGCAGAGCAGCAATCCGGCCAGCGCGATCCCGCCGCTGCACGGCGCGTTGCTGAAGAACGAGCAGGACATCATGCTGTTCGAGCGGCTCGCGTTCATGGCGCGGCGCAACCCGAGCTGA